DNA sequence from the Cucurbita pepo subsp. pepo cultivar mu-cu-16 chromosome LG06, ASM280686v2, whole genome shotgun sequence genome:
TTATTTATGGAGGAGGTGAGAAGACCAGATCCAAGCTAATAGTTTGGTCAACCtaaaatcttgttttttttttttttttttttttttaggatttgtTTGACTTTGTTGGAGAAGACAAGATGGGTATCAAATtcgttaaataaataaataaataaatgtagcTTGAAGAAGAGGTTTTAATTCGTCAACAGGCAAACATAtgctaattaaaaataaaatatgcaGAAGAAAAGTCTAACGCatgatcatttttttataataagttttaataaatgttaaacAAAGATATGTTTGAAACCAAATTATTCAAAAGTTTCCTTTGAAGATTATcatattaaacaataattacaATCTTGGAATGAATTttatcagaaaaaaaaaaatctgaaaaacGAGCTTGTTGGggttttttaaacaaaaaaatatgttctttttagttattattgttaaCCCATGACACGACATGTTCCATTTACTTTCGTTTATGATtggaattataaaatatatatattttttaatgctacagacaaaatattaaaatcccATTTCTACATGTGGAAAATAGCTTAAAACTTCAAGAACTACTTTCGAAAAATAGAAAGTagggaaaaaaataactaaatcaattGACTTGTGGGACAAGGAAGTATACAAACCACATAAAAAGTTAGGAAAACTTATTGGCAGCTGAAATTTCAAATGATTCTTAATTGAGGCAAAGGGGCAGTTGAGAGAGACAGGAAGACGAGCCAGTGCATGCATTGCTAACACATCATGAATACAAAAATAGTAtaaagtaaagaaagaaatgaaggcTGAACCAGAAATTAATGACCATTCGACATTATCCAATGCTTCACCATACAAATTCAAGGTAGCCCATTAATTCTCGCCTTGCAAAGGTTAACATTACCAATCATAGAGTGTCACTATTTGGACCCATAAACTTCTCACTGCACCCACCAACTGAGCAATAAAACACGAACTGCATAATGAAGTTAAATAAGAAGATGCATGGTTTACACGGCATTGCTAATGCATCAATCAATGTAGGCACAACAGTCATTTACTGTTGAAGTATAAGGCAATAGAAGGCAAAAAGAGCAGAAGAATCATAAATCAACTCGCCACCGTGTAGGCACAACAGTCATACTCATTAAATAACTAGATAGATAGTTTAAATCACATCCTAGAACTACAAAAGGGCAAGGAATTTGCATACTTTTGATTCTCTCAACATCTTATCAGCCTGTCATTTAGAGGACCCACATGACAATCCAGGTAGTATAGTGAGAAGAACATAGCTGCTGCACAGAACAGAAGATAAGACACTGGACATTGCTACTGTTCAACGATCACCATTGGGAATTTATGTGCAATCAATTCGCGTAAAGGAGGATGTGACTGGTTCACCAGTACAAGCACTTTCTCAGCAGAATATTTATGTTAATCTTAGTCATCAGTCATTGAACTTGAGATTTTCATCATCCATGTACTTCTCTTGCACTGCCGCAACTGTAATACTTAGTTAAGCAAAATTCGATAAGTGTTCCTTTAGAGTAATAAATCAACTTAAAATGCATTACTAAGTAAGGCAGAACAGCCCTTGAGCTAAGATAACCATGTTATAGTATATCTAAGGattatgaaattgaagagGGCAGGCAGGCAGGCTATTCaagtaaatttcaaaatcaacaaTAACAAGAGAGGTGAACAGCAGCCAAGGAAACCAGTTGCgtgtcaaaatttaaaaaaaaaaaacgcaaaaAAGGATATCTGTAATAATCCCAATCCGTAGCACCAACTGCAATCTTGCTGAATTCAGCTGCACTTGCTTCCATACCAGCAAAAATGTAACCATTGCTCTTGTCTAATAGCTTAACTAGATTTCCTACACTCTCTTTATCCTGTGAGTAAGCATCAGACAGGTAAGCCCTTAGATAGACCAGTTGATATGCAAAAGGTGAGGACAGAGTGGCTTGCCTGGATATCTAAGGTAGTAAAATTGACTAAACCAAAATCTTCAACTACATCGCAAAGCTCCTTAGTGAGCTTTCTGCAACAACGATAGAATAATTTCAGAAATCATACCAAAGAGTGTTCATACAAGTTCTCACAATTCTTATCACCAATTATCTTTCCACACGAATGGTATAAACAACAATAAGACCTGTGTCTGGACAATTTATAAGCACTTGTGAAGCTTTGCAAATTAATCCATGTTccagaaaatagagaaaatactGAGTAGGCATTTCTATCACAATAGATTATGCCGAGACAATATGGAATTTGTGATCATAAAAGGTAACTAtcattttggaaggaaaattTTTGAGGATagatcaataaaaaaaatataccaaTATCATTTTGAAAGACAGGTAATACAGTGAGGAAGCAATAAGGTCAATGCTCTAATTAGATAGAAGAATAATGACTGACTGAAACTGAATATATCAGTTATACTTCAATTAACCATTAATTGTAAAGTGAAAAGATCCAAAATTTGGATAAATGGTTATCAACATCAAACCTGTACTTGGCAGAGCGAGGATCTTGGTCAAGATGATGTTGTAGGTATGATAAATCTTGCACATCCGTATAGAAGTCAAGATTAAAAGCtgtaagaataaaaaagaataagcaGCAATTACAACTACCAACGTGATCAACCTTCTCACGAACATAAACACCAAAACATACCTAGCCTTCCATAGTTCTCAATTAAATCGATCTTAGATAAGACATTAACATGTGGGAGCTCCAGATGCAACATGGTTGATAAAGAGAGCAGCAGTGCACTAACATACTTTCCAGGGTCACTGCAAAGATGAGCATCAACTAAATGCACTGCAGTCAACTGTAGAAGAAGGAAAATCTTATTAAGATGTTTTTTAGTAGCATTTTGTAACAAGCTAGGGTCCATTTGATAACAATGTCATTCTGATTTTCTGTTTCTATAGTTTAGGCTTGATCgccaataatttatttgttctgAGAGAGTGAGATAGAGATCAGCTTATTTTCAAATGACAGAAAAGCAGAAACACAATGTTATCGAATGGACCCTAagaattttattcttttgaaggAAAGGTTCAAATATACATAGTTCTCCAGAAGTCCGTACCCTCAGATTCAAATTCTTGATGAGTTTCATTATAACATTCTTGGCATTGGAGTGTAGGGAAAATAATTCAACTTGTCCTGGAAAGTCGAATAGGAGATAGTGATCTGCAAAATTTGATAGTATCATCAGGTGGAGTGGAATTCTGAAAATTCTGAGCCAAGAAACTGATGAATATCGTAAACCAGTGGAAGGGAAAAGTCTAATCACTAGAAAGATAAACGCAGAGTTCAAAAGACAACAGATACCAGCACAAAAAGACACGTCATGTATCAGAAGTGGTGattagaaaaattaaggaTGCTACGAGATGATAAGGATCTAGACACAAACGCAACCAATATTCCAGATTCTAAATCCTTCAACAAATAAGAACACCTAGAAacaattaaacaataaaatgttttactaataaagataaacaagaaataataattcatacgcaaaaaaacataatcaaaattcatatataaCGATATCGATGCTCAAGCTTAATTTTTCCCAATGCATCTTTCAGAATCTCATACGcaaaaaacataatcaaaattcatatataaCATCATATAAACAGTTTTCATCAATATTTTCACCAGAATTTAAGGAAGGTGGGAAATAGATTGATCAACCAGTAGTGAGGGGAAAACCAACCTCGCAAAAGGGGTGCCAATCTACCTTGCAACCAATCTATATTTTTCTCCAGATAATCCATGCAATAAACCAAGCCTgtaaaacatataaatatgtaattcCAACaaagatattgaaaaatgaactATGTTGgtctaatatattaatgacAAAAGGTTTTTCATACAAGACAAGATTCTCTATAGTCCATATCATCTTATAGTGGTCTTTTCTATCTCTCATCTATAACTTGTGCAAGTTTTACACGAGGATAATAAGGTTTTACCCATCATCCATTAATTAGAGATTTAGGAACCTGgcataataattttagaagaCAGAGATAAACAAAGACTTTGGAATGCCTACCTCCATTAGGACCAAGAGAGTGTTCCATCATCACATCACTTAGCTTGATCAGATCCTCAATGTTTACAGCACATTCGTAGCTATATTTATGTCAAGGATACCTTTCACTTGAAATTCAGCCAAATGAACTCTTGTAATACACATAAATTGAGactcaaagaaacaaaagattgaaaagaaaggcCATTAGCAAGGATACGGCAATGAGTCATTAGCAGGATCCAAGTTGATGACAGCAACCTTTCTACACACAAGCAAGAAGATGTCATTGACTAATTGAACGAGATGGGcacattatatataatttaaaaaaaaaaaaaaaaaaatttcacaagAGCAAATACAAGCTCTTTGGAGAGGATTTGTAACATATAAGGATTTCTAGAGCTCGTCAGACAACAGAAGCTTTCAATTAATAtgctaaataaaaattttaactatAGCATGACTCCTTCCAAAGCAACAATCCAACATCTCAATGCCCATCAGCATGTAAGACTTCGCTCTAGTAGAAAATCCGCTAATGCACGATATGAAAAGGGATGGCAACATAAGAACTTCACAAAGAAAAATCAACTCTTGCCTACTTCCTTCAAGGTATGCAATCAATTACCAAGAGCAGTGAAATCACTTAAGATAGATGCCACTAATTCTGctatatagaaagaaaagtgaaaatataaaaaataaaaaagatcaAGAGCCGGTTTTCAAACTGGAAAATCAAAGTAAAACATACAAATTCTGAAGCTCAATCGTCACCCATCTACCTAAACGATCGTATAATGACTTATGtcaagaaaattatataaatttcaaattcctcTATTTCCATTCTTCAACCAATGGCATTGTATATTTGGCTTGCTTACACGGATTTAACTAGTATCAGTTCAAAATCCCAAAAACCCGTGAATTGTTCGAAATAGATAAACTAGCGTCACACTCGGATTGGATTAAACGAACAACGAGTCACCATGAAACTTTCCAACAAGGGTTTAAAATTCAATCAGAACAGCGGTTTAGCTAACTGAGAAGATGCAGAAAAGGGGGGGCGGGGNNNNNNNNNNNNNNNNNNNNNNNNNNNNNNNNNNNNNNNNNNNNNNNNNNNNNNNNNNNNNNNNNNNNNNNNNNNNNNNNNNNNNNNNNNNNNNNNNNNNNNNNNNNNNNNNNNNNNNNNNNNNNNNNNNNNNNNGGGGGGGGGTGGGGAACTCAAATAGGATAAGATGCCCCGAACACAGAAATCAGTCCAATGAATGCGTTACTATGCTGCACACCGAAAAGAAGTTGGTACCTTCCGATAAGCTGCAAGAACTGAGACATGCCATTACAGTAGGTAGTCTTTCCCGAACCAGGCGGACCGATTACAACTTGCCCAAACACCATCTTCGTTTTCCACTCTCTTCCTCCACCCAAAAACAGACCTTTAAAAATTCCTTTGCCAAGAAATTTCCCCAAATAATCAAACTGCAAAAAGTCGAATCTAAAGATTCAGAAGCATCAAATGCTGAGTAACATAGGACGGGGAAAAAGAGGCCTGCAAAGCACACTTAAACTCGTTCAATTCAGCCAACTAGGGCTTTATATAGCAGTTTTTCGCCAAAGAAAACCCGCGACGAAAAAGGcggttaaaaataattaggtaaataaacttaaattataatgataaGATATAGACGAAAATTTAGGGGCATtccgagaatcgaactcgggacctctcgcacccaaagcgagaatcataccactagaccaaatgccccgATGAAAATAATGTCCgttacaaaaatatcattaaaaataatatggtaaataaacatattataattataaaataaaaataaataaataggcaAAA
Encoded proteins:
- the LOC111797745 gene encoding GPN-loop GTPase 2, whose product is MVFGQVVIGPPGSGKTTYCNGMSQFLQLIGRKVAVINLDPANDSLPYECAVNIEDLIKLSDVMMEHSLGPNGGLVYCMDYLEKNIDWLQGRLAPLLRDHYLLFDFPGQVELFSLHSNAKNVIMKLIKNLNLRLTAVHLVDAHLCSDPGKYVSALLLSLSTMLHLELPHVNVLSKIDLIENYGRLAFNLDFYTDVQDLSYLQHHLDQDPRSAKYRKLTKELCDVVEDFGLVNFTTLDIQDKESVGNLVKLLDKSNGYIFAGMEASAAEFSKIAVGATDWDYYRVAAVQEKYMDDENLKFND